A window of Candidatus Woesearchaeota archaeon genomic DNA:
AGGAAATTGGTTGCACCATTCATAAAACCAGGCCTAAGATTTGCAGGGAGTTTCCCAGAGGCTGGAAGCATGTTAAGAATTATGATTGTAAAATTCATCCTGCAACTAAGAAAAGAATTGAGCTATAGTTTTTCTGCTTGTTTTTTTATGTGTTGTATCATGTTTGAAAATGCATTTGCTCTGCTTGGCAACATATTTATATCAAGTTTTGTTTCTTTTATTAAATTTAGTATATCTTTTTCCAGTTGATTTTGCAAGTATTCTTTTGTTTTTTTGTCTGTTAGTATTTGTATTATTTTTATGTATCCTTTTACTATTATTGAGTCTGCGTCTCCTTGAATTGTTAGTTGGTTGTTTTCTTTTATTAGTTTTATATAAGCGTTAGATGTGCATCCTCGTATCTTGTTTTTTTCTTTTTTTTCTTTTATTGGTAAAAGTTCTTTTCCTAGTTGGATTATGTATTCTAGTTTTTCATTTTCGTTTAGAAATTGTAGGTTTTCTTTGAGCTCTTGCGAGTTCATTTTA
This region includes:
- a CDS encoding SufE family protein — encoded protein: MNSQELKENLQFLNENEKLEYIIQLGKELLPIKEKKEKNKIRGCTSNAYIKLIKENNQLTIQGDADSIIVKGYIKIIQILTDKKTKEYLQNQLEKDILNLIKETKLDINMLPSRANAFSNMIQHIKKQAEKL